CGCCGGGCGTATTCCAGGAAATCGAAGGGTGGCTAAGGCGGAGATTGCGGATGTGCGTCTGGAAACAATGTAAACGTGTCCGAACCCGATACCGTGAGCTACGGGCCTTAGGCCTACCGGAGCGAGTAGTCCATATAATGGCTAATGCCCGTAAAGGCTACTGGCGAATGTCTCGACAATTAAATAACGCCCTGAACAATGCCTACTGGCAAAGTCAGGGCTTGAAGAGTTTGACTGAACGTTATCATCGCATTCGTCAAGCTTGGTGAACCGCCGTATACCGAACGGTACGTACGGTGGTGTGAGAGGACGGGGGTTAATCACCTCCTTCTACTCGATTGACTCAAGGGTGAAGGAAAAAGTTTGTAAAAAATAATTGACAATAGACAACGAGT
This region of Carboxydocella sporoproducens DSM 16521 genomic DNA includes:
- a CDS encoding group II intron maturase-specific domain-containing protein, producing PGVFQEIEGWLRRRLRMCVWKQCKRVRTRYRELRALGLPERVVHIMANARKGYWRMSRQLNNALNNAYWQSQGLKSLTERYHRIRQAW